The following proteins come from a genomic window of Lolium rigidum isolate FL_2022 chromosome 5, APGP_CSIRO_Lrig_0.1, whole genome shotgun sequence:
- the LOC124656368 gene encoding protein ZINC INDUCED FACILITATOR-LIKE 1-like, with translation MDRRKVSLRGSIPYKELFYVGATSLAASLPITCLFPFMYFMVRDFHIAKTEEDIGSYAGFLAASYMIGRGITSIFWGIASDRLGRKPVIVFAMLSVVILQTLFGLSTKYWMAIAARLLLGSLNGILGPVKAYAIEVCPTEHQALGISIVNTMWGFGIVIGPGLGGYLSQPAEKYPQIFSKESVLGRFPYLLPCLAVSFFAAVVLISCIWLPETIHKHKITEKDIRIVKALPSQKSHWDLPRKRSLLQNWPWMSTLASYCLFGLHETAYSEILSIWAVSDRKYGGLTFTSGDIGQVLSMAGASLLVYQLFVYSWVIKILGPLISSRIASTLSIFLLATFPFMTYLSGAKLSFALYSAAMTKSVLGITISTGMCLLQNNAVRQDQRGTANGISASALSFFKAIAPVGAGVLFSWAQKRQDATFFPGDQVVFLMLILVQLCGLISTFEPFLVLPPVEECS, from the exons ATGGACCGGAGGAAGGTAAGCCTCCGAGGGAGCATCCCCTACAAGGAGCTTTTCTACGTCGGCGCCACCTCCCTCGCCGCAT CTCTTCCAATTACGTGCCTCTTCCCCTTCATGTATTTTATG GTTAGAGACTTCCACATTGCTAAAACAGAGGAAGATATTGGATCCTATGCTGGTTTTCTTG CTGCTTCATACATGATTGGTAGAGGCATTACTTCGATTTTCTGGGGCATCGCCTCAGATCGTCTCGGCCGGAAGCCTGTGATTGTCTTTGCAATGCTATCTGT GGTCATACTTCAGACACTCTTCGGCTTAAGTACAAAGTATTGGATGGCGATTGCGGCAAGACTTCTTCTAGGTTCTCTAAATGGTATACTTGGACCAGTTAAG GCTTATGCCATTGAAGTTTGTCCAACTGAACACCAAGCTCTTGGGATCTCAATT GTGAACACCATGTGGGGTTTTGGTATTGTTATTGGTCCAGGACTTGGAGGCTACCTTTCGCAG CCTGCTGAAAAATATCCACAAATATTCTCCAAGGAGTCAGTTCTTGGGAG GTTCCCATATCTCTTACCTTGTCTGGCTGTATCATTCTTTGCTGCTGTTGTTTTGATAAGTTGTATATGGCTTCCG GAAACTATACATAAACATAAAATTACTGAAAAGGATATCAGGATAGTCAAAGCCTTGCCATCGCAGAAGTCTCATTGGGATCTGCCTCGTAAGAGAAGTTTGCTCCAGAATTGGCCATGGATGTCAACTTTGGCATCATATTGTTTGTTTGGTCTTCATGAAACAGCATACAGTGAG ATACTTTCCATATGGGCAGTGAGTGACAGAAAGTACGGTGGTCTTACCTTCACATCTGGAGATATTGGTCAGGTTCTTTCCATGGCAG GTGCTAGTCTTCTTGTATATCAGCTTTTCGTTTATAGTTGGGTTATTAAAATTCTCGGGCCACTCATTTCCTCACGTATTGCTTCA ACCTTATCCATTTTTCTCCTCGCTACATTCCCCTTTATGACATACTTGTCTGGAGCAAAACTTTCTTTCGCACTTTACTCTGCAGCTATGACGAAGAGTGTACTTGGA ATTACTATTAGCACAGGAATGTGCCTTCTTCAGAACAATGCTGTG CGTCAAGACCAAAGAGGCACCGCAAATGGCATATCGGCAAGTGCCCTGTCTTTTTTCAAGGCAATTGCTCCAGTAGGGGCAGGTGTTCT ATTCTCGTGGGCACAAAAACGTCAGGATGCCACCTTCTTCCCAG GTGACCAAGTGGTGTTCCTGATGCTGATATTGGTGCAGCTATGTGGACTCATATCAACCTTCGAGCCTTTTCTGGTCTTGCCTCCGGTTGAAGAATGTAGCTAG